The DNA segment GGAGAACGCCAGGCTCCCCGGGACCTTGTACTCTCTGGCGATGATGTTCTCGATGGCGAACGGGTGTTTAAAAGTTGACGTCTGGGACACTCCGAGGTTGTAGGTTGACATCTGGGGCAGGTGTGTGCCAGTGGCTGCCAGGGCGCTGAGCCTCAGCTTGGCTTGCTGCTGGAGGTAATGGGCAGCCTCCGACTGCTTACTGGGGGCCAGGTGATCGGACACACCCAACACTTTGAACCTTTTGCGGCGTCTCAAGAAACTTCCATTCTCAAACATGTCCCCGCAGCTGGGGTGCAGTGCCCAGAAACTTCCCTTACCTGGCTGGTCTGGGCGCCGGGGGATTTTGATGAAGCAGTCGTTAAAGGACAGGTTGTGTCTCAGGGAGTTCTGCCATCGCTGGGTGTTTTCCCTGTAGTAAGGGAATCTATCCATGATGAACTTGTATATTTCACTGAGTGGCAGCATTTTCTCCGGGCAGCTCTGGATCGCCATGGCGGTGAGGGAGATGTAGGAGTACGGTGGCTTCTGGTCGCTGTACGTGTTTCTCCCCGGACGAGGCATCCTCGATGATTTTTaagaaaagcaataaaaaaaagtagtcTCCCTTAATTCCTTGGTGAAAGCTGGATGCTCTTCATGAAAACAGCCACTGGAGAAAGTTTCGGTTCAGGCGAAGCCGGAGCTGCGTCGTGCGTAAAGCAGCCAAGTTGTGCGCCTCTGCTGTGTGCAGGCGGGCGGATGGTGCACATTTATGGAGTGACGGCTGCTGTAAGTCTTTCTTGCAAAGTAAGTCAGCTTGTCCCGCTAGCAGAGTTGAATAGACTTCATTTGGCGTCCTTGATAAGACGAGCTAAGTGGATGCCTCCATGGCCTTCCTCTAACCATCTGATAGTTTTATGTAGTGACATGAGCAGAAAAGACCCCTGTAGGGGCGCTCCATTAATGTGCCACCTCTTTGCTATCACATGACAATTGCCATGGGAGGAGGGGGCTGGGAGGAAGGCATAATCTGGTTTCATTTACACCTATTTACATGGACACCTTGGGCCAATGGAAATCATTTCCATTTGAAGACAGAAAAAGGGGTGAAAAGGCTCGGCAGCCGGAATTGAACTGCGATGGCACTCAGTGTGTGAAGGTATGCGCTAACACTTCTTCAGCGGACTTTGCAGCTCTTCTTAAAATATGGGATGTGGGTGAAGGTGGACATTTTTCGGCGTATTGTACCCCGATTATATTctgtaactgtaaaaaaatatatttatttcaaatgtttgctGCAGCTGAGAAGgatgtttattgtattttacctagatattgatttattaaaatatccttttttttgcgcagttgtgtgtgtgatgagtgcAGTTttacaaaaaagtgttttgtgaatttcacgctgtttttttaatgatgtggGCTTGAATGAAAAATGCTAAGATGCTGAAAAGATGCATTCTAATCTTGTAAATGAAATGCACAGGCCACATAAAATAAATTGCCCTGAGCAAGTTTGTTGATGAGCCCACTATTAGTTTTTCTCAGCTAATTTTGCCCAGAGCTCAGTGAAGGAAGTAGACGAtatggaaagaagaaaaagaaaaaaaatcaacacaatacaaacaatgCTGTTCAAACTGAAACTTCATGAGGCAATCAGGTCTATTGTGTTTATGTAAAGAACATTCAAAAGTACTTCAGAAATGCAAATAAACCCTTGAGGACGGGGTGGTGAAAACTGTATAAAATATCCATAAGTCAATTATATGAATGTGAAAACCAAATGGGAAGCCTATTTTGAGCTATTGCCATTCAAGCTTTTGGCCAGGGCCACCTTTCCGCTTGGAGGGTTCGCAATGCCCggaccacacacacgcacacgcagatTTGCTCATAATTTATGCTAATTTCTCCCCATAAATCCACAATGCGCCCCATCACCAGTCTGACGGATTACGAAAAGAATCGCATCGCGGGGGACACCGAGCTATTTTCACCCAGAAACAAGGAGCGGGATGAGGAAGAGCTGAAGGAGGACTGTTCCGAATCCAAAACCCTGagtcaaaactaaaaaaagaagggaaaaaaaactatctgATAATATTAAATGTGCATATGCCGAAATTGTACATAGTATGGGAGGttaaatgttataataaaaataggaaaaagtcacattaaaaaaacttcCAGGGATCAGTTTCATTATGTTTTCCTGCTGAGTGGCTTTTAACACCTGTCATTTCCCATTAATGTTGCGCTGAAAAGGTTTTGTCCGAAAGGAAGTGGCCCAGTCGACCCATCTCAAACACCGGCGGATAATGACAACACACTGCCAAGTGCCAAACGTCTTCTGACACCCTGCCCATCCGTGCAGCCATTCATTTCGAACTAAACGCATTATATTATCGGCTCTCACTCAGATTAATATGTCCGCGCGTAAAGCAGGTACGGAGCAGGCAGCGGTGATAAAACTGCagctgtaaatattttattgagGCGTGCACAAATCATTTGGATGTCATCAGACTGTTAtgctttttagttttaaaacttcTCCTCGAAATGTCAAATCGTTGCCGCTTTTATTTCTCCACGTTggcctcttttttcttcttttttttttttacgccaCCGTGCGTCATGCAAGTTAACCTGCAGCACTGGCGTTAACCAGCCGAGCCACAGAGGAGAAGTGAGAGTTTTTCTtccctcacacactgacagtgtgGCTTTTTGAGCTCCAGGGTTATGGGATATTGGTCGGCCTTTTGTCCCTGTCGAATGCGCACACTGAAAATACCACCATGACTCTGAATCTgaatagggggggggggcttctcttttttctgtaGCTGCTCCCAAACTCCTGAGTTCAAGCAGCAGTAGATCAAGTCTGCACTATGTTTGGTCATTTGTAGAAACCCGAACAAAGGTTGGGATAAGCCAAATTGCATTGCACTTGTGAACCGTGCCTCAGACTGAAGTATCCTTTATAGCAGGAggggtggagggtggggggggctcCAACAATTTTGTgagagctttttaaaaaaaaaaaaaaaaaaagagagggagagagaggagcgaaAACAAAGGGCACTTTCTGAAACATCTTAAAGTAGAGTAGTGAGGCGTGACATTCCCAGGGTGACGAGACACAAAGGCTGAGGTCACGGGGATGAAAACGAGAATCAAACAGCCACTTTCACACGTCTGCCCTCCTCTGCTGCATCCCCGAGCACAATGGGAAACAAATGTTGTTAAAAGAGGATCGATGCCATTCATCCTAAAGCAGCGAATGATAGCCAAACAATATTGTCACAGTGGATCGAGTTGAGATATGCTGCCACCCAGACCTGcgcagggagagagggatggagagagggagagatagaggagaaggaggaggaggaggaggaggaggaggagggtgctATTCAGGGAACGATTAAGAGAAATTTAAAGCTGAGGGAGAATCTTATTACgcaagaaaacatttatttaagggCTGAGCTCATGTTTGAATGTGGAAAtggatttataaataaatagtcCCAATATCGATCACACTTATATTTAAGATAAGATCAGATAagatcctttattagtcccaaaatggggacatttgcaataTCACAGTAGCAAGAGTCAGAAATAGGCATCAGCAACATGCAATACTGACGTGTAAGGAAAATAATACTTAAGTGTatggaatataaaaaaatatataattatatgtattggaataaaaactaatatatacagtgtataaacaagaaaaatatgtacagtgtgagaatatgtacagtgaatggattgcacatgaattgttgtattgcacagacagaatgaatattgcacagttaagagagtggcagtcatttttttttttaaatgttattttttttgacgccagaaaatctatattttcGTTTTTTTGTAGTAATATGAATTCAACCATTCTGTATTTAAATCAGACAATGCGGCACACACAATAACCCGTACTTTCTTCAGACGatatctattttttatttcgGTTAATTATGAGCGCAAATTTCCCCCTTTGAGATGTTTCAACTGTGTTCACGGAAGATTATGATTACAGCGGGCCAGCGTGTAGGTTTTAAAGGGATTTGTTATGTGCCTGGCCTCGGTGTTAAACACATcgcagcggtgtgtgtgtgtgtgtgtgtgtgtgtgtgtgtgtgtgtgtgtgtgtgtgtgtgcatggttcagtcttgtctgctgctgctgctgctgcacactgtgACTCTCCACAACCCCACCAATAGGCCTGTGCTTCTAATTAAGTCCGTGGTGATTTCAGCCCCCAGAGATGTTTTACGGTGCAATTAAGGACGCGCTGATGATGAGGTATGAATATTCAGCAGAATGACAATTAATTAGCAGACAGAGGGCTCTCACAAGAAGCTCCTCTACGGCAGATTCAGCCCATATGACGGGACGCTCACATAAAGGCCATCTTCACGTAACTCCGCGCCCCTGAACATGGATTTTTCAgcgtaaaataaaaaaacatgtaccTCTATGTGTCTTCTCTTTTATTGTTGACGATGAGATGACAACATGGTGATTGTGTTCGTTGTTGACTCTATCAAACGGCGAGGATGAGAGTCCTCCATCACAGCCCACTCCATTAGTTGTTTCATGGGTGACATCAGAGGGAGCGGAGCTACCTGGAAGAATAGACCTCGGGGCTTTTGCAGCATATGCTCGGATTATGCTTAATGGTCTAATTACATAAATTAGGCATTCATTATACGGCACATCATCTGTAACAGATATCTCAATTGAGCGGAGGCGGGAACGTCTAATTTAATTTGTCTGCGAACAGTTTCGTCCAATTAAACACCGAGGCCAGACATAAAAGAGGATAAATATTGACCAGCGCAGTCctgagggattttttttaatatttctgaaaaaatgtaataaatctatgaataaataaaaataagaaatttacTTTTTGGACTgctctttatttctctcaggAGATTTAACAGaaaagctgcttttcagacatgCTCTAAACTCCGCAGATACTCTGAGGAGGCAGCAGTTTCACAATGTGGCCATCAGATGGGGTCAGGTTCTGGAGGCTGGACCGGGagttttatacacacacacacacacacacacacacacacacacacacacacacacacacacacacacacagaattaaaaataaactctaGACATTTATTGATAGTTatcctgattttattttatatattaaattataagaAAGTACAATTATGAAcatctatttttattatattcagtAATAATACAGGTAAATGGTCATaactgtctatctatctatctatctatctatctatctatctatctatcctaaTCGATTGTTAAATAGCAGACTGCTTTTACATGATAAATCTGgatcatctgtctatctatgTACTGTATTACCATGAAACTGTGTctgcaggcgtgtgtgtgtatgtgtgtgtgagagagagatagagagaggaggaggaggagtgtccCAGTTCATTGACTCCATATGGTGAGAAACAGCAGGACTGATGAGTGTACTACCTGAGGTCCGTGTTTGTGCTGTCGACTGTAACCAAAACAGAGGCCCCACTGACCCACTGCATAATTCATTACAGACGAAGACAGCGTCGCTCACACTCTCACTTCTTCATTTAGCTTTTTGGTGACAGATGACTCCGTGACAACAAATCATCCTGTTTAACTACACACCATACTTAGCAGGCTGACAGATACAAGAGGGAAGGAGCAAAGAGCAAGAAGAGAAGTCGCTGCGAACATGGAGATACGGGAAAAATGTAGATGGGCaaaagatgagaggaggagaaaacagaatAACACTATGACAGAGTACATTTCAATATTGAGAGAAAAATGCAGGAGCTCTCATTACTATACTGTGCATTACAGCATAATGAAGTAGTTTCATATGAACAATTATCGTGGGACTTCTGTCACTGTATATACGGTATTGTTAAAATGAGGGGTAATGCAATATTAAGTGATGTGGGATCATAATATATTAACAACAATCTCAACAGAAGAGAGAACTTTTACTGTGAAGAGGAAAGATAAAAGACTATTATGCTAAAAAGAAGTATGAATTAACAGAGATCAATCACATCGCTACACGAGTTACCTTTCACAGAGGATCAAAATGGAGGCGCAGGGCTTTGAGATGGATAACAACGGATCTGGTGAAGTCATATTAAAGGAGGTATAAGTTTCCTATGAACAGTTTTCAATAAACAACCAGATGACACATTGACTCTAAAGTTCTGGATGGATTCAAATATTGGGTAACTTATGTTGAAGTCagcaaaatgtccagaaaattggacCAGGACATCTTCCTGAGTTTGTCTTTTACAGACTAAGTCAGATACGTctacaacaggaaaatgtccagaacttTCAGGTGAGGGGAGGTGTAAGGGTAGAGCAAGCAGGACATGTCGTATGAATTCCTCTGTGGAGAGCATGAATTTTTCCTTACAGCATTGAGACAaacaccaaaagctcttgaatctcgtctttcccagttgacatcttcatcggcATCCGGCATCTTCTTTTCATTCCgagatatttttattctttatgtttttttcacttttgcgCCTGTCACGTTCtagaaacatcatcatcatgtccaCTCGCTCGCAGTTAATGTTCATATGGGCTCAGTCCAACACATGTCTGGAAGAAGCTTAAGTGACATTACGACCCTTTGAGGTCAAAGCTGTAAGTTAAAGTTATAACCTTTAacctttctctttgtgttttcttttctattatCTTTTTATAATGGGGGGAAATTATAGAGAACAGTACTAACTATCTTTTAAGCATTTGCCCAATTTAATTACACCACAAGTGTCCAAAGTATATGCTTTAGTGAAGGATAAAAAGCTTTGAACTCTGGGATCAATTCTGAGGAGGTTGACATGTCCTTGGCAACACCACCAACAAGTCTCTCCTTTGGGGGTTAAGTGTGTGAGATGTCTAACGAAGGCAAAtccctgtttttattgtgaGCTCGCGTGGTTGGAAGGCACAGTCCTCTGTGTGGCATGTTCATGCTCATCCAGACCTTGGCACGGCTCAGAACACGCTTAAACCAACTGGGACCCAATGAGGGGCATTTTGTTCTGTCTTTCATCTTATTCATCGGGGGAAATGCTCAGTCTCCAAGGATGGCTGACAGAGCCAAAGACCAGAACAACACAATACACGGTAACAATACAGGAGTGTTTacaacacacataaacaaaaacataaggTGGATGCCGAGGACACCCATCGGGAAGGTAACAGAGTGGAAAGATGTCACagaaattttatttttaaagtttaaagtttgcAAACATAATTCATCTGTGGACACATTAGCAGAAAAGAGACACATTGAAAGAGCTATATTTGGCTTTGATCTTTCTGAGCTTCATCTCAAAGGTAGCTTAGTTCATTTTTACCCATGAACTCTGGAAACAGTCCGGAAAATTGGGctcggacattttccagaggttGACTTTCTCATAAGaagatgcagcaggagattgtctgggtcagatgcgttcacaacaacaggaaaaatacACTGGCGTCGACCTTTATCATCACAAGCTCTTAAATCTAGTTGTCTTTCgcagttgacatcttcgtcttctACACGTATGACACCTcctttttttcatccagagataattgaattctttctaaggggTTTTTCAGCTTTGCATCCATCACGTGTGGACATTTTCCtcctgtattctcacatgggctcactctggCATTTTCCAGGCATTTAACAatggggctggcaggaaaagttccagaaaatgtctggaacaacTGACTCAGACTGTTTTAGAGACGAGGGCCCGctcttttgttttaacaagtaTTTTTTGAAGACACGACTGTAGCTTCCAAGGCA comes from the Hippoglossus hippoglossus isolate fHipHip1 chromosome 6, fHipHip1.pri, whole genome shotgun sequence genome and includes:
- the foxb1a gene encoding forkhead box protein B1a — translated: MPRPGRNTYSDQKPPYSYISLTAMAIQSCPEKMLPLSEIYKFIMDRFPYYRENTQRWQNSLRHNLSFNDCFIKIPRRPDQPGKGSFWALHPSCGDMFENGSFLRRRKRFKVLGVSDHLAPSKQSEAAHYLQQQAKLRLSALAATGTHLPQMSTYNLGVSQTSTFKHPFAIENIIAREYKVPGSLAFSTMQSMSAGYPLHNQLTTAWPHMYNTSVIDTSGQISMASSDYTAYGMPIKSLCHGGQSLPAIPVPIKPTPTSMAGFSALPPHIPAFLSNSPQSLSPTSPQTATSQSSPATPSETLTSPSTLQSVAVH